One segment of Chryseobacterium turcicum DNA contains the following:
- the gap gene encoding type I glyceraldehyde-3-phosphate dehydrogenase, with amino-acid sequence MSTIKVGINGFGRIGRLVFRAMTERSNIEVVGINDLINAEYMAYMLKYDSVHGVFPGEVSVEGNDLVVNGKRIRVTAERDPNNLKWNEIGADYIVESTGLFLDKESAAAHINAGAKKVILSAPSKDDTPMFVMGVNHTELTDDVKIFSNASCTTNCLAPLAKVIHDNFGIVEGLMTTVHATTATQKTVDGPSVKDWRGGRAALNNIIPSSTGAAKAVGKVIPSLNGKLTGMSFRVPTVDVSVVDLTVRIEKGASYEEICAVIKAASEGELKGILGYTEDAVVSQDFVGDKRTSIFDKDAGIMLSPNFVKLVSWYDNEMGYSNKLVDMLVHSSSL; translated from the coding sequence ATGTCAACAATTAAAGTAGGTATTAACGGTTTTGGTAGAATCGGTCGTCTTGTTTTCAGAGCAATGACAGAAAGAAGCAACATCGAAGTTGTAGGAATCAACGATCTTATCAATGCAGAATACATGGCTTACATGTTAAAATACGATTCTGTACACGGAGTTTTCCCAGGAGAAGTTTCTGTAGAAGGTAACGACCTTGTGGTAAACGGAAAGAGAATCAGAGTTACTGCAGAAAGAGACCCTAACAACCTAAAGTGGAACGAAATCGGTGCAGATTACATCGTAGAATCTACTGGTTTATTTTTAGATAAAGAAAGTGCTGCTGCACACATCAACGCTGGTGCTAAGAAAGTAATCCTTTCTGCTCCTTCTAAAGATGATACTCCAATGTTTGTAATGGGTGTAAACCACACTGAGCTTACAGATGATGTAAAAATCTTCTCAAACGCTTCTTGTACTACAAACTGTTTAGCTCCTTTGGCTAAAGTAATTCACGATAACTTCGGAATCGTAGAAGGTTTAATGACAACTGTACACGCTACAACGGCTACTCAAAAAACTGTTGACGGTCCTTCAGTAAAAGACTGGAGAGGTGGTAGAGCTGCTCTAAACAACATTATCCCTTCTTCTACTGGTGCTGCAAAAGCAGTAGGAAAAGTAATTCCTTCATTGAACGGAAAATTAACAGGGATGTCTTTCAGAGTACCAACTGTTGACGTTTCTGTAGTAGATTTAACAGTAAGAATTGAAAAAGGTGCTTCTTACGAAGAGATTTGTGCAGTAATCAAAGCAGCTTCTGAAGGTGAATTGAAAGGTATTTTAGGATACACTGAAGATGCTGTAGTTTCTCAGGATTTCGTAGGAGACAAGAGAACTTCAATCTTCGATAAAGATGCAGGTATTATGCTTTCTCCAAACTTTGTAAAACTAGTTTCGTGGTATGACAACGAAATGGGTTACTCAAACAAATTGGTTGATATGTTGGTTCATTCTTCTTCTTTGTAA
- a CDS encoding glycoside hydrolase family 25 protein — translation MSHKKYTKKTAKSIHKTRRKKYFLRRIIVLAILMIALIGTGLYLKQSISYYYALYFNKFTHKKLKNTESETLRIQKIISNNLDKTYGFDISHYQNKEDIKWDSLTIGNKTIPLEFVVMRATMGNRNADKNFDEFWASAKEYNLIRGAYHFYRADEDPVIQANNFLNNVKLESGDLPPVLDIEKIPKSKSKEKLIEDLKIWCKIVEETYGEKPIIYTYYHYYKDFLRGEFDGYPIWLANYNDVPQPSPEDQWDFWQFTENGIVHGINSKIDLNIYNGGVWSLKSKTLD, via the coding sequence ATGAGCCATAAAAAGTACACCAAAAAAACTGCCAAAAGCATCCATAAAACGAGACGGAAGAAATATTTTTTGCGCCGCATCATTGTATTGGCTATATTGATGATTGCACTTATCGGAACAGGTTTATATCTAAAGCAATCAATCAGTTACTATTATGCTTTGTATTTTAATAAATTCACTCATAAGAAGCTCAAAAATACCGAATCTGAAACTTTAAGAATTCAGAAAATCATATCTAATAATCTTGATAAAACCTATGGTTTTGACATTTCTCATTATCAAAATAAAGAAGATATAAAATGGGATAGTTTGACGATAGGAAATAAGACAATTCCGTTGGAATTTGTCGTGATGAGAGCCACGATGGGAAATCGAAATGCTGATAAAAATTTTGATGAATTTTGGGCTTCTGCTAAAGAGTACAATCTCATCCGTGGAGCCTATCATTTTTACAGAGCAGATGAAGATCCGGTTATTCAGGCTAATAATTTTCTAAATAATGTAAAATTGGAAAGTGGTGATTTGCCTCCGGTTTTAGATATCGAAAAGATTCCAAAAAGTAAGTCAAAAGAAAAGCTAATTGAGGATTTAAAAATCTGGTGTAAAATTGTAGAAGAAACCTATGGTGAAAAACCCATCATTTATACCTATTATCATTACTACAAAGATTTTCTGAGAGGCGAATTTGATGGTTACCCAATTTGGCTTGCCAATTACAATGATGTTCCCCAACCTTCGCCCGAAGACCAATGGGATTTCTGGCAATTTACAGAAAACGGAATCGTACACGGAATTAATTCTAAAATTGACCTCAATATTTACAACGGTGGTGTTTGGTCGTTGAAAAGCAAGACGTTGGATTAA
- a CDS encoding NAD(P)/FAD-dependent oxidoreductase: METREKIIIIGGGFAGLQLAKTLNNKNKKVIVLDRVNHHMFQPLFYQVACGRIEPSNISFPFRKIFQQSRNTQFRLTDVKSIDTANNKVITDETEFTYDKLIIATGCKTNFFGNKDLESKAFGMKNTQEAISIRNHVLLTFEKLILEKSRSDDGNWNIVIVGSGPTGVELAGAFSEMKKEILPRDYPYMNFDQLQIILVSSTEKPLAVMSPEAQEKSEKYLKELGVKFLSGEVVTDYDGNKVYMKSGKEIPSNNVIWAAGVTGNVIDGFPAENLVRNRYIVDRFNKVKGYENIYAVGDIAYMETPKYPQGHPQVANVAINQAKNLGKNFLRPHKSDWVEYEYKDQGSLATIGKHRAVVDLPFIKFQGFLAWYFWMFLHLMLILSVRNKLAIFFNWMWSYFNKDSSLRLIISPSKKNNTQQ, from the coding sequence ATGGAAACACGCGAAAAGATCATCATTATTGGAGGAGGTTTTGCGGGATTGCAGCTTGCAAAAACGCTGAATAATAAAAATAAAAAGGTAATAGTTCTCGATAGAGTAAATCACCACATGTTTCAGCCGCTCTTCTATCAGGTGGCATGCGGACGAATAGAGCCTTCCAATATTTCTTTTCCTTTCAGAAAAATCTTTCAGCAATCCAGAAATACTCAGTTCCGTTTAACCGATGTAAAATCTATTGATACAGCCAACAATAAGGTGATTACAGACGAAACAGAATTCACTTACGACAAATTAATTATCGCAACCGGATGTAAAACCAATTTTTTTGGCAATAAAGATCTCGAAAGTAAAGCTTTCGGAATGAAAAACACTCAGGAAGCCATCAGTATAAGAAATCATGTTTTATTGACTTTCGAAAAACTAATTCTTGAAAAAAGCCGAAGCGATGATGGAAACTGGAATATTGTTATCGTAGGAAGTGGCCCAACCGGAGTAGAATTGGCAGGAGCATTTTCAGAAATGAAAAAAGAAATTCTTCCGCGCGATTATCCTTACATGAATTTTGATCAGCTTCAAATTATTCTCGTAAGCTCTACCGAAAAACCTTTGGCAGTAATGAGCCCCGAAGCTCAGGAAAAATCTGAAAAATATTTAAAAGAATTAGGTGTAAAGTTTCTCAGTGGTGAAGTCGTAACAGATTATGACGGGAATAAAGTGTACATGAAAAGTGGCAAAGAAATCCCATCAAACAATGTAATCTGGGCGGCTGGAGTTACAGGGAATGTTATTGATGGTTTTCCTGCTGAAAATTTAGTCAGAAATAGATATATCGTAGACCGTTTCAACAAAGTAAAAGGTTATGAAAACATCTATGCAGTCGGCGATATTGCCTACATGGAAACGCCCAAATATCCTCAAGGTCATCCTCAGGTAGCGAATGTCGCGATCAATCAGGCAAAAAATTTAGGTAAAAACTTTTTGAGGCCTCATAAAAGTGATTGGGTAGAATATGAGTATAAGGATCAGGGTTCTTTAGCCACTATCGGGAAACACAGAGCCGTTGTAGATTTACCATTTATAAAATTTCAGGGATTTTTAGCCTGGTATTTTTGGATGTTCTTACATTTAATGCTTATTTTGAGCGTCCGAAATAAACTGGCGATATTTTTTAACTGGATGTGGAGCTATTTTAATAAAGATTCATCCTTACGCCTGATTATTTCGCCATCCAAAAAAAATAATACGCAGCAATGA
- the trmD gene encoding tRNA (guanosine(37)-N1)-methyltransferase TrmD, with the protein MRIDIISVLPELMVSPFQTSILKRAIDKGIVEVHFHQLRDWSVNKHRQIDDEPYGGGAGMVMMIEPIDKCISELKSQRDYDEIIYLTPDGETLNQKIANTLSIKNNLIFLCGHYKGIDQRVRDLHITKEISIGDFVLTGGELAACVLADSIIRLVPGVLNDEQSALTDSFQDDLLSPPIYTRPESYKGLDVPKILLSGNFAKIEEWRHEQAIKITTEKRPDLLE; encoded by the coding sequence ATGAGAATTGACATTATAAGCGTACTTCCAGAATTAATGGTAAGTCCGTTTCAAACTTCTATTTTGAAAAGAGCAATTGATAAAGGTATTGTAGAAGTACATTTTCATCAGTTAAGAGATTGGTCGGTTAACAAACATCGTCAGATTGATGACGAACCTTACGGCGGAGGTGCTGGAATGGTCATGATGATTGAGCCTATAGATAAATGCATTTCTGAACTTAAATCTCAGAGAGATTACGATGAAATCATTTATTTAACACCTGATGGAGAAACTTTAAACCAAAAAATTGCCAACACCCTTTCTATTAAAAATAATTTAATCTTTTTGTGTGGGCACTACAAAGGAATTGACCAGCGTGTAAGAGATTTACATATTACCAAAGAAATTTCTATTGGAGATTTTGTTTTAACTGGCGGTGAACTGGCAGCCTGCGTTTTGGCAGACTCTATTATTCGTCTTGTACCTGGAGTTTTAAATGACGAGCAAAGTGCTTTAACAGACAGTTTTCAAGATGACTTGCTTTCTCCACCCATTTACACAAGACCAGAATCTTACAAAGGTTTGGATGTCCCAAAAATACTTCTAAGTGGAAATTTCGCTAAAATAGAAGAATGGAGGCACGAGCAGGCAATAAAAATAACTACCGAAAAACGTCCCGATCTTTTAGAATAA
- a CDS encoding endonuclease/exonuclease/phosphatase family protein: MELFAFYNVENLFLPDPPQIHKLDPTKSGLRNWDDRKYRTKLSKIAHVFRLMKEENGILPALIGLCEISGKQVLEDLIQLDPFSSQYGIVHYNSLDERKVDVALLYDKSKVEIIDSEAITFFFEIVDNKPDNYDTTRDVLFAKVKFKEEIMNVFVAHLPSKREKDINQPKRNFIMDEIRGRILNIINEDKEHVIVCGDFNQNPDDENLIKILYDNTQKKVLHNPFQKLFSNKKYSTFHYKSGLLFDQIMLSDSFFKADAALSFQDAKIFNPESMSTQNKGFEGRPFRTYAGTRYLGGFSDHFPVLVTFKSKTY, from the coding sequence ATGGAGCTTTTTGCTTTTTACAATGTTGAAAATTTATTTTTGCCCGATCCGCCGCAGATTCATAAACTCGACCCCACAAAATCAGGATTACGAAACTGGGATGATAGAAAGTACAGAACTAAGCTCTCAAAAATTGCACATGTTTTTCGTTTAATGAAAGAAGAAAACGGAATTTTGCCTGCCCTTATCGGCTTATGTGAAATTTCCGGAAAACAAGTATTAGAAGATCTGATACAGCTTGACCCTTTCAGCTCACAATACGGAATTGTACACTACAATTCTCTCGATGAGCGAAAAGTAGATGTTGCTCTGCTATATGATAAATCTAAAGTAGAAATTATAGATTCTGAAGCAATCACTTTCTTTTTTGAAATTGTAGACAACAAACCCGATAATTATGATACAACAAGGGATGTACTCTTTGCCAAAGTAAAGTTTAAAGAAGAAATAATGAATGTTTTTGTCGCTCACCTTCCTTCGAAGAGAGAAAAAGACATTAATCAACCCAAAAGAAACTTTATAATGGATGAAATTCGTGGCAGAATTTTAAATATTATTAACGAAGATAAGGAACATGTCATTGTATGTGGAGATTTTAATCAAAACCCGGATGATGAAAATTTAATAAAAATTCTTTACGACAATACACAAAAAAAGGTCTTACATAATCCTTTTCAAAAGTTGTTTTCAAATAAAAAATATTCTACTTTTCATTACAAATCCGGATTATTGTTTGACCAGATTATGCTGTCTGATTCTTTTTTTAAAGCTGATGCTGCATTATCTTTTCAGGATGCAAAAATTTTTAATCCTGAAAGTATGAGTACCCAAAATAAAGGTTTTGAAGGCAGACCCTTCAGAACGTATGCAGGAACAAGGTATCTCGGTGGATTTAGTGACCACTTTCCGGTATTAGTAACTTTTAAAAGTAAAACATATTGA
- a CDS encoding Lrp/AsnC ligand binding domain-containing protein, with translation MKNTDDGTSYQLDALDKEIIYLLMDNSKSSLAYISKQVGISTTAVHQRIKKLEVAGVIENSISFLNPRKIGYKVVSYIGMFLDQPSHYPEVVKALKEVNEVVEAHYTTGNYTIFLKVLCKDNDHLMQILSKLQKLKGVTRTETFISLEQGIYRQLKV, from the coding sequence ATGAAAAATACAGACGACGGTACAAGCTATCAATTGGATGCGCTAGACAAAGAAATTATTTATTTGTTGATGGACAATTCTAAAAGTTCTTTAGCATATATATCTAAACAAGTAGGGATATCTACCACCGCTGTGCATCAGAGAATCAAAAAACTCGAGGTGGCAGGGGTTATAGAGAATTCTATATCATTTTTAAACCCTAGAAAAATAGGGTATAAAGTAGTATCATACATTGGTATGTTTCTTGATCAGCCCAGTCATTATCCTGAAGTTGTAAAAGCTTTAAAAGAAGTAAATGAAGTGGTAGAAGCACATTATACTACAGGAAATTATACTATTTTTCTAAAAGTTTTATGTAAAGATAATGACCATTTAATGCAGATATTAAGTAAACTTCAAAAGCTGAAAGGGGTGACAAGAACGGAAACTTTCATATCTTTGGAACAAGGTATTTACAGACAACTGAAAGTATAA
- the deoC gene encoding deoxyribose-phosphate aldolase, whose product MINIAQYLDSTYLKTPQQSGISEQETLQKVKDLTQEAIDYHIFSVMIRPDYVAEIKRFLNEKNSKVVVGTVIGFHEGTYSIDEKLAEATQAINDGADELDFVINYEAYLKGDLELVKDEFVRCTQLCIQHQKIAKWIIEIAALTDEQIADITKNISTWAEENFDEKYLKNIFVKSSTGFFQTQNGKPNGATFEGIKIMLDNAGKLPVKAAGGVRTPEDAEKMIKIGVKRIGTSSALALIKNDSSSEGY is encoded by the coding sequence ATGATAAACATTGCTCAATATTTAGATTCAACCTATTTAAAAACGCCACAACAGTCAGGAATTTCTGAACAAGAAACCCTACAAAAGGTGAAAGACTTAACTCAGGAGGCTATAGATTATCATATTTTTTCTGTGATGATTCGCCCTGACTATGTCGCAGAAATTAAACGTTTTTTAAACGAAAAAAATTCTAAGGTGGTTGTTGGGACCGTTATTGGTTTCCATGAAGGAACTTACTCTATTGACGAAAAATTAGCTGAGGCAACCCAAGCAATTAATGACGGAGCAGACGAATTAGATTTTGTAATAAACTACGAAGCGTATCTTAAGGGGGATTTAGAACTCGTAAAAGATGAATTTGTAAGATGCACGCAACTATGCATTCAGCATCAAAAAATTGCTAAATGGATTATTGAGATAGCGGCTTTAACGGATGAGCAAATTGCAGACATTACTAAAAATATCTCAACGTGGGCTGAAGAAAATTTTGATGAAAAATATTTAAAAAATATTTTCGTTAAATCTTCAACAGGTTTCTTTCAAACACAAAACGGAAAACCAAACGGAGCAACCTTCGAAGGCATTAAAATAATGCTTGATAACGCAGGTAAACTTCCTGTAAAAGCCGCAGGTGGGGTAAGAACACCGGAAGATGCAGAAAAGATGATTAAAATAGGCGTAAAAAGGATTGGAACTTCTTCTGCACTCGCGCTTATAAAAAATGATTCTTCATCAGAAGGTTATTAA
- the dusB gene encoding tRNA dihydrouridine synthase DusB encodes MIKIGNIELPEFPLLLAPMEDVSDPPYRRLCKLHGADLMYSEFISSEGLIRDAIKSRKKLDIFDYERPVGIQIFGGDEEAMAMSARIVETVNPDLVDINFGCPVKKVVCKGAGAGVLKDVDMMVRLTKAVVSSTSLPVTVKTRLGWDSNSINIDEVAERLQETGIKALTIHARTRGQMYKGEADWEHISRIKQNPNIEIPIFGNGDIDSPEKALEYKNKYACDGIMIGRAAIGYPWIFNEIKHFFKTGENLAAPTVSDRLLAVRQHAEWSAEWKGEKLGLIEMRQHYSNYFRGVPHFKDFRRKFLEVFTLEEMDAVINETKEFYAEYQAQV; translated from the coding sequence ATGATAAAAATAGGCAATATAGAACTGCCGGAATTTCCGCTTTTGTTGGCTCCGATGGAAGATGTGAGTGACCCTCCATACAGACGTTTGTGTAAATTGCATGGCGCTGATTTGATGTATTCGGAGTTTATTTCTTCTGAAGGATTAATTCGTGATGCTATTAAAAGCAGAAAAAAACTGGATATTTTCGATTATGAAAGACCTGTAGGAATTCAGATTTTTGGTGGTGATGAAGAGGCTATGGCGATGTCTGCAAGAATTGTGGAGACTGTAAATCCTGATTTGGTAGATATCAATTTTGGATGTCCTGTGAAAAAGGTAGTTTGCAAAGGTGCCGGTGCCGGTGTTTTGAAGGATGTTGATATGATGGTTCGTTTAACTAAGGCTGTAGTAAGCTCTACAAGCCTTCCTGTAACTGTTAAAACACGTTTGGGGTGGGATAGTAATTCAATCAACATTGATGAAGTTGCTGAACGTCTTCAGGAAACGGGCATTAAAGCTTTAACAATTCACGCAAGAACGCGTGGACAAATGTATAAAGGGGAAGCTGATTGGGAACATATTTCTAGAATTAAGCAAAATCCTAATATAGAAATTCCTATTTTTGGTAATGGTGATATTGATTCGCCCGAGAAAGCGCTAGAGTATAAAAATAAATATGCCTGCGACGGTATTATGATTGGTCGTGCTGCGATTGGTTATCCATGGATTTTTAATGAAATAAAGCATTTCTTTAAAACAGGTGAAAATCTAGCTGCTCCAACGGTATCAGACAGATTATTGGCAGTGCGTCAACATGCTGAATGGAGTGCTGAATGGAAGGGCGAAAAGCTGGGATTAATAGAAATGAGACAACATTATAGTAATTATTTCCGTGGAGTTCCACATTTTAAAGATTTCAGAAGAAAATTCTTAGAAGTATTTACTTTGGAGGAAATGGATGCTGTGATTAATGAAACTAAAGAGTTTTATGCAGAATATCAAGCTCAGGTATAA